One stretch of Segatella copri DNA includes these proteins:
- a CDS encoding TIGR04423 family type III CRISPR-associated protein — MEHQIKNAKYEGYLWQSDQSKPRIIGEGEPLSLTLTDGENPFVVEGLLWNPEEKTSIQIRYVDGNYFVTTYEVKQEELDGSATTTPITYLPHRLPGVKALKFLRQWEEVKDELCENMPTLQLKANIFVGFEK, encoded by the coding sequence ATGGAACATCAGATAAAAAATGCAAAATATGAAGGCTACCTCTGGCAAAGCGACCAGAGCAAGCCAAGAATCATAGGAGAAGGAGAACCTCTTTCTCTTACCCTTACAGACGGCGAGAATCCTTTCGTCGTAGAGGGACTGCTGTGGAACCCGGAAGAAAAAACTTCTATCCAGATCCGTTATGTGGACGGAAATTACTTCGTAACAACATACGAGGTAAAGCAGGAAGAACTGGATGGCTCTGCCACCACAACTCCAATTACCTACCTGCCACACCGTCTTCCAGGCGTGAAGGCACTAAAGTTCCTGCGCCAGTGGGAAGAGGTGAAGGATGAGCTTTGTGAAAACATGCCTACCCTTCAGCTCAAGGCAAACATATTCGTTGGATTTGAAAAATAA
- the cas1 gene encoding CRISPR-associated endonuclease Cas1 produces the protein MEIVLNSYGAKLSINNGAFMLNNSTGSHRIPVKDVDSILVAKSAVLTSDALILAIENDIRVTLADKGGNVMGCVWSHKYGSISTIRKGQLIFTASQDAVEWIKKVIIQKMQNQLTLLLMLQVDTGQKELIVEEAGNKISKLIAKVDALEGFTVKEIANNLRAYEGNASKEYFRALNQFIPEKYRFKERSQHPATDVANAMLNYGYGILYGKIENALIRCGIDPYIGILHRDEYGRPVLSYDVIELYRVWIDYIVYSLLAQNIITEDYYSRDERGAVWLEALGRRVIIQSVNDYLSENESIKGMTRSRETHIFLYMQKFAQQLKHY, from the coding sequence ATGGAGATCGTATTAAATTCATATGGTGCTAAACTTAGCATCAACAATGGAGCTTTCATGCTCAACAATTCAACAGGAAGCCATCGCATACCTGTTAAAGACGTGGATTCCATCTTAGTAGCCAAGAGTGCCGTACTCACATCCGACGCCTTGATACTTGCCATTGAAAATGATATCAGGGTCACGCTGGCCGACAAAGGTGGCAACGTTATGGGATGCGTATGGAGCCACAAATATGGTTCCATCTCCACCATCAGAAAAGGGCAGCTGATATTCACGGCATCACAGGATGCAGTGGAATGGATCAAAAAGGTCATCATCCAAAAGATGCAAAACCAACTGACCCTGCTCCTCATGCTGCAGGTAGATACAGGGCAGAAGGAACTCATCGTTGAGGAAGCTGGCAACAAAATCAGCAAACTCATCGCAAAGGTAGATGCCCTGGAAGGATTCACGGTAAAAGAAATCGCCAATAACCTCAGAGCCTATGAAGGCAATGCCTCCAAGGAATACTTCCGGGCATTGAATCAATTCATTCCTGAGAAATACCGGTTCAAGGAGCGCTCACAACATCCGGCTACAGATGTTGCCAACGCCATGCTCAACTACGGATACGGTATCCTGTATGGAAAGATTGAGAATGCACTCATTCGCTGCGGCATAGATCCCTATATAGGCATTCTCCACAGAGACGAGTATGGAAGACCCGTCCTTTCCTATGATGTGATAGAACTCTACAGGGTATGGATAGACTATATTGTCTATTCCCTGCTGGCACAAAATATCATAACAGAGGACTACTACTCCCGAGACGAAAGAGGAGCAGTATGGCTGGAAGCCCTGGGAAGAAGAGTCATCATCCAGTCAGTCAATGACTACCTCTCAGAGAATGAATCCATCAAGGGAATGACCAGAAGCAGAGAAACCCATATATTTCTCTATATGCAAAAATTCGCACAACAATTAAAACACTACTAA
- the csx2 gene encoding TIGR02221 family CRISPR-associated protein yields MAKVLISFIGTGPLVNKGTLGEEKSAREYRRASYHLGEENLGEYSFMAAALYETQNIGKVILIGTAHCMWEEVYRYFQEKNGGVVDEDVYCEIAEHCEAATSMSELYIPHAKEIEAAIGKDAHLALIRYGVNEEEINENINIILQLNQLLSTGDELIVDVTHSFRSLPITIMNLLLYLRNVSSKNIKISHIYYGMIEMSKEYGYAPIVDLKKILKLNDWIVGAMAFKQYGNAYQIAGLIQQEDTDVTNRLKHFSDVMNLNHLYAISQETQSLRALMKKDFDSMLPEMIVKPVVKNFLNNFKGTEQDPARFQYQLAQWQFKHMNYTAALISLQESILSYACQLANHDPFDKDERQEIKDVICNDKEFIPFELRGVYFEITKNRNVVAHALESNFSSGKIIESLRTSLITAGKYITILC; encoded by the coding sequence ATGGCAAAGGTACTCATTTCATTTATCGGTACAGGTCCTCTGGTGAACAAGGGGACATTGGGGGAGGAGAAGTCTGCCCGTGAATATCGCAGGGCTTCTTATCATCTGGGTGAAGAGAATCTGGGTGAATACTCATTTATGGCAGCTGCATTATATGAAACTCAGAATATAGGCAAGGTTATATTAATTGGTACTGCCCATTGTATGTGGGAAGAGGTATATCGCTATTTTCAGGAGAAGAACGGCGGTGTGGTTGACGAGGATGTCTATTGTGAAATCGCAGAGCATTGTGAAGCGGCTACCAGCATGAGTGAATTGTATATCCCTCATGCCAAGGAGATAGAGGCGGCTATTGGAAAGGATGCCCATCTTGCTCTCATAAGATATGGCGTGAATGAGGAGGAAATCAATGAGAATATCAACATCATCCTGCAGCTGAACCAGTTGCTCTCTACGGGAGATGAACTCATCGTGGATGTTACCCATTCTTTCCGCTCATTGCCTATTACCATCATGAATCTGCTTCTTTATCTGAGGAATGTCAGCAGCAAGAATATCAAGATTTCTCATATATATTATGGTATGATAGAGATGAGCAAGGAGTATGGTTATGCTCCGATTGTGGATTTGAAGAAAATCCTCAAACTCAATGACTGGATTGTGGGAGCCATGGCTTTCAAGCAGTATGGAAATGCCTATCAGATTGCAGGGCTCATTCAGCAGGAGGATACGGATGTGACCAATCGTTTGAAGCATTTCTCGGATGTGATGAATCTCAACCATCTGTATGCCATCTCTCAGGAGACCCAGTCTTTGAGAGCTTTGATGAAAAAGGATTTTGATTCGATGCTTCCTGAAATGATTGTGAAGCCGGTGGTGAAGAATTTTCTCAATAATTTCAAGGGAACCGAGCAGGATCCTGCACGGTTCCAATATCAGCTGGCCCAGTGGCAGTTTAAGCACATGAACTATACGGCTGCCTTGATTTCCTTGCAGGAGAGCATTCTTTCCTATGCCTGTCAGCTTGCAAATCACGACCCTTTTGACAAGGATGAGCGTCAGGAAATTAAGGATGTCATTTGCAATGACAAGGAGTTCATACCATTTGAGTTGAGAGGAGTATATTTCGAGATTACTAAAAACCGAAATGTCGTGGCTCATGCCCTGGAGAGTAATTTCTCTTCGGGCAAGATTATTGAAAGTTTAAGAACATCGCTTATTACGGCGGGAAAATATATTACAATACTCTGTTAA
- a CDS encoding RAMP superfamily CRISPR-associated protein has protein sequence MTKYKYRMIARITLEATSPLAVGSGEKDIITDAPVARDVNDLPYIPGTSLMGIIRHSLKDLKERDSIFGYQKGDKGEGSKVLISDALLLGSNQKAMDGLKNIEQDEYLKAFEVLPIRQHVRITEKGTGADHGKFDEQVVYKGTRFIFEMELLSETKDDENMQNILNTISSPTFRVGSGTRNGFGSMKVVSLKYASYDLTQEKDLDAYLKKSSSLEEDWNEAIEKKPSEQQGADWIKYTLTLKPLNFFLFSSGFGDEDADMIPVKENYVDWSTGKPEIKEAKSLIPATSVKGAISHRTAYHWNRLTKHFVDNAEAIASDRNKACLDIFGTTLDEGDVKPSRGKAIFSDVFIENTDSKVLPHIRVDKFTGGVMDGALFQEKVSTAENQELVEEIWVEKEALQDEDVRKAFEKALQDICDGLLPLGGGTNRGNGIFIGTLNIQE, from the coding sequence ATGACAAAATATAAATATCGCATGATTGCGCGCATCACCCTGGAGGCGACATCACCTCTGGCAGTGGGTAGCGGCGAGAAGGACATCATTACAGATGCACCTGTGGCAAGAGACGTGAATGACCTGCCATATATCCCGGGCACATCACTCATGGGCATCATCCGTCACAGCCTGAAAGACCTGAAGGAGAGAGACTCTATCTTCGGATATCAGAAAGGAGACAAGGGAGAAGGCTCCAAGGTCCTCATTTCCGACGCACTGCTTCTAGGCAGCAACCAGAAGGCCATGGACGGACTTAAGAATATAGAGCAGGATGAGTATCTCAAGGCCTTTGAGGTATTGCCTATCCGCCAGCATGTAAGAATCACGGAAAAGGGTACAGGCGCAGACCATGGCAAGTTCGACGAACAGGTAGTATATAAAGGCACCCGATTCATCTTCGAGATGGAACTCCTCTCTGAAACGAAGGATGACGAGAATATGCAGAACATTCTGAACACCATCTCCTCTCCTACCTTCAGAGTCGGCAGCGGAACGAGAAATGGTTTCGGAAGCATGAAGGTCGTGAGCTTGAAGTACGCAAGCTATGACCTGACTCAGGAAAAGGACCTCGATGCCTACCTGAAAAAGTCATCATCGCTGGAAGAGGACTGGAATGAGGCCATCGAGAAGAAGCCAAGCGAACAGCAGGGAGCTGACTGGATCAAATATACCCTCACTCTCAAGCCTTTGAACTTCTTCCTGTTCTCATCAGGATTTGGAGACGAAGATGCCGATATGATACCCGTCAAGGAAAACTATGTGGACTGGTCAACCGGCAAGCCAGAAATCAAGGAGGCCAAGAGCCTGATACCGGCAACATCCGTCAAAGGAGCCATTTCACACCGTACAGCCTACCACTGGAACCGCCTTACAAAACACTTTGTGGACAACGCAGAGGCTATCGCAAGCGACAGAAACAAGGCATGCCTGGATATCTTCGGCACCACACTGGACGAAGGAGACGTCAAACCATCCAGAGGAAAGGCCATCTTCTCAGATGTCTTCATTGAGAACACGGACTCAAAGGTTCTTCCTCACATCAGGGTAGATAAGTTTACCGGTGGAGTGATGGACGGTGCCCTGTTCCAGGAAAAGGTAAGCACAGCGGAAAACCAGGAACTCGTGGAAGAGATCTGGGTTGAAAAGGAAGCCCTTCAAGACGAAGATGTCAGAAAGGCATTCGAGAAAGCCCTCCAGGACATCTGCGACGGCCTCCTGCCACTGGGCGGTGGTACCAACAGAGGAAATGGTATATTCATCGGAACACTTAACATACAAGAGTAA
- a CDS encoding TIGR03986 family type III CRISPR-associated RAMP protein — MKITAPYNFVPLNEKVFYPSWSEQVTQDLPFSDSEDGVIEVKIKNVSPLFTRDGALNEHSAHIMGKDGKRHYFIPGTTIKGTLREIIEIMSFGKMQEDKDFQNRWFGYRDVANRMNKAKSAEYLNKVNNAIPGWLSKEGERYFFTPCDGQLEKINSIEVGLNFPGYKPNGSVWETNVSVGSDSNHYPTYPEREKDGISYRIVCTGLMQGKKHELLFPSDRGESIPLSEETIRAFKSIYEGTPDFAKEKEGKGCFLMALEKGYEIPVFYLKMQNGQEILGMSRMFKLPFRNNVRQQVEILQKTDKTRHDLGETLFGYTGDDNLKGRVQISHAFMDGTVEDSELIETKGILGTPKASYYPLYLKQQHSPYKTYDENEGIAGRKLYRIHSEGTTTQLPQGENKNVGTTFKALPAGQTFTLRISLHNTREAEIGAILAALTFNMTPDVFFNLGMAKAFGFGKCHIDKEDITLRGFSQDMNYYMQRFEEMMSVFTYENYQQLWAQTESITQLVNILSEHTDEEVRMMEMKEYGDSKFEKKNPFNKIQEKGTPIHSWLTDEDKDKIRDLALKAKGERAEKEARRSLSEQYTLAKSYVETKDFQKAKELYNAIMDELLKKGINIQEERQIVADIEEQIAKQEEEKKQQAAQAAQEAKEKEHAAGLGTTLDKLAGDGVNYSIKDFKVCFQKVEKWLKDFKTSQLNESDSNALFNTSTRLLQDPSKKEVKELAKPFDKSGIWKKLSGFLGKDKAKELYDSYQK, encoded by the coding sequence ATGAAAATTACAGCACCCTATAATTTCGTGCCACTCAATGAAAAGGTGTTCTACCCTTCCTGGAGTGAGCAGGTAACTCAAGACTTGCCATTCTCAGACTCAGAGGATGGAGTGATCGAGGTGAAAATCAAGAACGTATCTCCTCTCTTCACACGCGACGGTGCACTGAATGAGCACTCTGCTCATATCATGGGTAAGGACGGAAAACGCCACTACTTCATCCCAGGCACCACCATCAAGGGAACATTGCGTGAAATCATTGAAATCATGTCCTTTGGCAAGATGCAGGAGGACAAGGACTTCCAGAACAGATGGTTTGGTTATCGTGATGTGGCCAACAGAATGAATAAGGCTAAAAGCGCCGAATACCTCAATAAGGTAAATAATGCCATACCAGGCTGGCTCTCAAAGGAAGGTGAAAGGTATTTCTTCACCCCATGCGATGGACAACTGGAAAAGATCAATAGCATAGAAGTAGGCTTGAATTTCCCAGGATATAAACCAAATGGCTCTGTCTGGGAAACCAATGTTTCAGTAGGCTCGGATTCCAACCATTATCCTACCTATCCTGAGAGAGAAAAAGATGGAATAAGCTACCGAATCGTCTGCACAGGACTCATGCAAGGCAAGAAACATGAACTGCTGTTCCCTTCAGACAGAGGTGAGAGCATCCCTTTAAGCGAGGAAACCATCAGAGCCTTCAAGAGTATCTATGAAGGAACTCCAGATTTCGCCAAGGAAAAAGAAGGAAAAGGCTGTTTCCTGATGGCTCTTGAAAAGGGTTATGAAATACCGGTATTCTATCTCAAGATGCAAAATGGTCAGGAGATTCTCGGTATGTCCAGAATGTTCAAACTCCCATTCAGAAACAATGTACGCCAACAGGTAGAAATCCTGCAAAAGACCGACAAGACCAGACACGACCTGGGAGAAACCCTGTTTGGTTACACTGGTGACGACAACCTGAAGGGAAGAGTGCAAATCAGCCATGCCTTCATGGATGGAACAGTAGAGGACTCTGAGCTTATAGAGACAAAGGGTATTCTGGGAACTCCTAAGGCCTCCTACTATCCTCTGTATCTGAAACAACAGCATTCACCATACAAGACCTATGATGAAAACGAGGGTATCGCAGGAAGAAAGCTATATAGAATCCATTCTGAGGGAACCACCACCCAGCTTCCACAAGGAGAAAACAAGAATGTGGGAACAACATTCAAGGCCCTTCCAGCCGGACAAACTTTTACACTCAGAATTTCCTTGCATAATACAAGAGAAGCTGAGATTGGAGCTATATTGGCAGCCCTGACGTTCAATATGACTCCAGATGTGTTCTTCAACCTGGGTATGGCCAAGGCTTTTGGCTTCGGCAAATGCCACATCGATAAGGAAGACATCACCCTTCGCGGCTTTAGCCAAGACATGAACTACTATATGCAGCGCTTTGAGGAAATGATGTCGGTGTTCACTTATGAGAACTACCAGCAGTTGTGGGCCCAAACCGAAAGCATCACCCAACTCGTCAATATCCTCAGTGAACATACAGACGAAGAAGTCAGAATGATGGAGATGAAAGAGTATGGAGACAGCAAGTTCGAGAAGAAGAATCCTTTCAACAAGATCCAGGAAAAAGGTACACCAATCCACTCATGGCTCACGGATGAAGACAAGGATAAGATTAGAGACCTTGCACTCAAGGCTAAAGGTGAAAGAGCAGAAAAAGAAGCCCGCAGATCACTCTCCGAGCAATATACCCTTGCCAAGAGCTATGTAGAAACCAAGGATTTCCAAAAGGCAAAGGAACTCTATAACGCAATCATGGACGAACTCCTCAAAAAAGGAATCAACATCCAGGAAGAAAGACAAATCGTTGCCGATATCGAAGAACAGATTGCCAAGCAGGAAGAAGAGAAAAAGCAACAAGCAGCACAGGCTGCTCAGGAAGCTAAAGAAAAGGAACATGCTGCTGGTCTTGGCACCACCCTTGATAAACTCGCTGGAGATGGCGTAAACTATAGTATCAAGGACTTCAAGGTATGCTTCCAGAAGGTGGAAAAATGGCTGAAAGACTTCAAGACATCACAGCTCAACGAATCCGACAGCAACGCCCTCTTCAATACCTCAACCCGCTTGCTACAGGATCCATCCAAGAAGGAAGTGAAGGAACTTGCCAAACCATTTGACAAGAGTGGAATCTGGAAAAAACTGTCCGGTTTCCTAGGCAAAGACAAGGCCAAGGAACTCTATGATTCCTACCAGAAGTAA
- a CDS encoding RAMP superfamily CRISPR-associated protein, with translation MKDLTIKIEFFSPWHCGSGLSAGADADSLVIKDINGLPFIPGKTIKGLIREAVEDYSALRGLDMNLEKAFGKAATAEEALPSGALFFTNATLKEDEAKSILSNHVEDLLYINKVATAIDEKNGITQEHSLRTIETTIPCTLYVTILYVDDDMESVLESALGFIKHMGTGRNRGLGRCKFSIEKGGKA, from the coding sequence ATGAAAGACTTAACCATAAAAATAGAGTTCTTTTCACCATGGCACTGTGGATCTGGCCTCTCTGCCGGTGCAGATGCCGATTCACTCGTCATCAAGGACATCAATGGTCTGCCATTTATTCCCGGCAAGACAATCAAAGGCCTCATTCGAGAAGCTGTAGAGGACTATTCTGCCCTCAGAGGTCTGGACATGAACCTGGAGAAAGCCTTCGGCAAAGCAGCTACCGCTGAAGAAGCGCTGCCATCCGGCGCCCTGTTCTTCACCAATGCTACCCTCAAAGAGGACGAGGCTAAAAGCATCCTTTCCAACCATGTGGAAGACCTGCTATATATAAATAAGGTGGCAACAGCCATCGATGAGAAAAACGGAATCACCCAGGAACATAGCCTTCGCACCATCGAAACCACCATTCCATGCACACTCTATGTAACAATTCTCTATGTAGATGATGATATGGAAAGCGTTCTGGAATCAGCACTTGGCTTCATCAAGCATATGGGAACAGGCAGAAACAGAGGACTAGGCAGATGTAAATTCAGTATTGAGAAAGGAGGTAAGGCATGA
- a CDS encoding CRISPR-associated endonuclease Cas6 gives MEATNIAVLRFKETLSSTELRCFRGAIVELAGRENPYFHNHEANGLRYGYSLVQYKVIDNHVCLIGIADAAMAVMALVGKFPISLMIGKKEMEFHVQDCTLTPYFPKIDDAPKLYHLSSYIGLTDENFKKYHSMLALTDKLIFLEKVITGNILSFLKGIGYHAAEKIECAITQLKEPVEQSYKHVKFDTFDLMFVSNMELPDGIALGKSGSVGFGTLSRRELPDRFKNFNQ, from the coding sequence ATGGAAGCAACTAACATAGCCGTGTTGAGATTTAAGGAAACCTTGAGCTCTACTGAACTCAGGTGCTTTCGTGGTGCCATAGTTGAATTGGCTGGTAGGGAAAATCCCTATTTTCACAATCATGAGGCAAATGGGCTGAGATATGGATACTCTTTGGTTCAGTACAAGGTAATTGATAATCATGTTTGTCTGATTGGAATAGCGGATGCTGCCATGGCAGTGATGGCTCTGGTGGGAAAGTTTCCTATAAGTCTCATGATTGGAAAGAAGGAGATGGAGTTTCATGTACAGGATTGTACGCTCACTCCTTATTTTCCCAAAATAGATGATGCCCCGAAGCTTTATCATCTGAGCAGTTATATCGGTCTTACTGATGAAAACTTCAAGAAATACCATTCCATGCTGGCTCTTACGGACAAGTTGATTTTTCTGGAGAAGGTCATCACAGGCAACATCCTTTCCTTTTTGAAGGGGATTGGCTATCATGCAGCTGAAAAGATAGAATGTGCCATCACTCAATTGAAAGAGCCTGTGGAACAGAGCTACAAGCATGTGAAGTTTGATACCTTTGATCTGATGTTTGTCAGCAACATGGAACTTCCTGACGGCATTGCTTTGGGAAAGAGTGGTAGCGTGGGCTTTGGTACGCTTTCCAGACGGGAGCTTCCTGATAGATTTAAAAACTTTAATCAGTAA
- a CDS encoding Cas10/Cmr2 second palm domain-containing protein → MEKNKYIYGASIQGIQGFIFSTNSLKDIVGGSELVEKICTTLFESNYLQGATRIINAAGNIKCVYDDLQECEKTVLEFPKTVMLAAPGITISQAVVKVTEEELKTHFASCMDLLEKKLKIQRNKPARSMTVGFMGVERSRTTGLPAITQESQEYLDEGTLKKRNLSVGGKATISLAEKSFHIKNLSPKNIALNIKNLTGKNDWVAIIHADGNGLGQILSKFSSSMEKLKDFSEKLNQATCQAARAAFKKVYIAEDYTQESSIFPFRPVVLGGDDMTMICKASLALDYVKVYLEEFENATRQKLGADNGLTACAGIAFIKSSYPFHYGYDLAETLCTQAKIVSKDSLIQKDAPVAPSSVMFYKVQGSFIESYPNMILKEKTPQKGLSFNFGPYFLHQTEEYWTIEELEDTCSILNGKEGNTAKTSIRKWMTAMHQNKEMAKQAAARSYAMLSASTKQTFQKATTPQKRTLSEDVFYPAADLLDLNTILNQRTKEG, encoded by the coding sequence ATGGAGAAAAACAAATATATATATGGAGCCTCCATACAGGGCATCCAGGGTTTTATCTTCTCGACCAACTCACTCAAAGACATCGTCGGCGGCAGCGAGCTGGTAGAAAAGATATGCACCACCCTCTTTGAATCCAACTACCTGCAAGGAGCTACCCGTATCATCAATGCAGCCGGTAACATCAAATGTGTCTATGATGATCTCCAAGAATGCGAGAAAACCGTCCTGGAGTTTCCTAAGACCGTGATGCTGGCAGCTCCTGGCATCACCATCAGCCAGGCTGTGGTAAAGGTAACGGAGGAAGAACTCAAGACTCACTTCGCTTCCTGCATGGACCTGCTGGAGAAAAAGCTGAAGATCCAACGCAACAAACCAGCCAGAAGCATGACCGTAGGTTTCATGGGCGTAGAACGTTCAAGAACCACAGGACTTCCTGCCATCACCCAGGAAAGTCAGGAATATCTGGATGAAGGAACACTAAAGAAACGCAACCTCTCCGTCGGAGGCAAGGCAACCATCAGCCTGGCAGAAAAGAGTTTCCATATCAAGAATCTCTCTCCTAAGAACATCGCCTTGAACATCAAGAATCTCACAGGCAAGAATGACTGGGTAGCCATCATTCATGCTGACGGTAATGGTCTGGGACAGATTCTGTCCAAATTCAGCAGCTCCATGGAAAAGCTGAAAGACTTCTCAGAAAAGCTGAACCAGGCTACCTGCCAGGCAGCCCGAGCCGCCTTCAAAAAAGTATACATCGCAGAAGATTATACACAAGAGTCAAGCATTTTCCCATTCCGTCCTGTAGTACTGGGTGGAGATGACATGACCATGATATGCAAGGCAAGCCTAGCCCTCGACTATGTAAAGGTCTATCTTGAAGAGTTTGAGAATGCCACCAGGCAGAAGCTGGGTGCAGATAACGGACTCACCGCATGTGCAGGCATAGCCTTCATCAAGTCTTCCTATCCGTTCCACTATGGATATGACCTGGCAGAGACGCTATGTACCCAGGCCAAGATAGTTTCAAAGGATTCTCTTATCCAAAAGGATGCCCCAGTAGCACCATCAAGTGTGATGTTCTATAAGGTACAGGGAAGCTTCATTGAAAGCTATCCTAATATGATCCTGAAGGAAAAGACCCCACAAAAGGGACTTTCCTTCAACTTCGGACCTTATTTCCTGCACCAGACGGAAGAATACTGGACGATAGAAGAGCTGGAGGATACATGCAGTATTCTCAACGGCAAGGAGGGCAACACCGCCAAGACCAGCATCAGAAAATGGATGACCGCCATGCACCAGAATAAGGAAATGGCCAAGCAGGCAGCCGCTCGCAGCTATGCCATGCTCTCTGCTTCTACCAAGCAAACTTTCCAAAAGGCCACAACCCCACAGAAGAGAACGCTTTCTGAAGATGTTTTCTATCCTGCTGCGGATCTGCTGGACTTAAACACAATTCTCAACCAAAGAACAAAGGAAGGATAA
- a CDS encoding IS1380-like element IS942 family transposase: MAKIQIKSEKLTPFGGIFSIMEQFDALLAQTIDSTLGLRCTMFGYQYSEILRSLMCVYLCGGSCIEDVTTHLMKHLSLHPTLRTCSADTILRAIEELTCKNITYKSASGNSYDFNTADKMNCLLIKALLATGQLKSGQEYDFDFDHQFIETEKHDAKPTYKKFLGYSPGVAVINDMIVGIENRDGNTNVRFNQRETLERIFKRLEASEVYISRARMDCGSCSEEIVDMVEAHCRHFYIRANRCSSFYDSMFALTGWKTVEINGIEFELNSILVEKWKGKPYRLVIQRQRRIDGDLDIWEGEYTYRCILTNDYKSSARDIVEFYNLRGGKERIFDDMNNGFGWNRLPKSFMAQNTVFLLMTALIRNFYKAIMQRLKTHEFGLRATSRIKTFVFKFISVPAKWIKTSRRHVLNIYSDNNAYANLFKTDFG; this comes from the coding sequence ATGGCAAAGATACAAATAAAATCTGAGAAACTCACTCCTTTTGGAGGAATTTTTTCTATTATGGAGCAATTTGATGCTCTTTTAGCTCAAACCATAGATTCCACCTTGGGATTGAGATGCACTATGTTTGGTTATCAATATAGCGAAATTCTACGCTCTCTGATGTGCGTATATCTTTGTGGCGGCTCATGTATTGAGGATGTTACAACTCACTTGATGAAACATTTGTCTCTTCATCCAACTCTTCGCACTTGCAGCGCAGACACCATATTGCGTGCTATCGAAGAACTGACTTGTAAGAACATCACCTATAAATCTGCTTCTGGCAACTCCTATGATTTCAATACTGCAGACAAGATGAACTGCTTATTGATCAAAGCCCTGCTTGCTACTGGTCAATTGAAATCCGGTCAAGAGTATGATTTTGACTTTGACCATCAGTTCATTGAAACAGAGAAGCATGATGCAAAACCAACCTACAAGAAGTTCCTGGGCTATAGTCCAGGTGTGGCAGTCATTAACGACATGATTGTCGGTATTGAAAATAGAGACGGCAACACAAACGTGCGCTTCAACCAAAGAGAGACTTTGGAAAGAATCTTCAAGCGACTGGAGGCATCAGAAGTATATATATCCCGTGCCCGCATGGATTGCGGCTCATGCTCGGAGGAAATCGTAGATATGGTAGAGGCTCATTGCAGGCATTTTTATATTCGTGCCAACAGATGCTCTTCCTTCTACGATTCCATGTTTGCCTTGACTGGATGGAAAACTGTTGAAATCAACGGTATTGAATTTGAGCTGAATTCCATCCTTGTTGAGAAATGGAAAGGAAAACCGTATCGTCTTGTCATACAGAGACAAAGGCGAATAGATGGAGACCTTGACATTTGGGAAGGCGAATATACCTACAGATGTATACTGACTAACGATTACAAGTCGAGTGCAAGAGACATCGTGGAATTCTACAATCTTCGTGGTGGCAAGGAACGCATCTTCGATGACATGAACAATGGCTTTGGCTGGAATCGATTGCCAAAATCGTTCATGGCACAGAATACTGTATTCCTGCTTATGACAGCTCTCATCAGAAACTTCTACAAAGCTATTATGCAGAGATTGAAAACCCATGAATTTGGATTGCGTGCCACCAGCAGAATCAAGACCTTTGTTTTCAAGTTCATCTCTGTTCCTGCGAAATGGATTAAGACATCACGTAGGCATGTATTGAATATTTACTCAGACAACAATGCTTATGCCAACCTGTTCAAGACAGACTTTGGTTAA